In the genome of Sorangium aterium, one region contains:
- a CDS encoding GxxExxY protein, producing the protein MTENEIAKVVVDAAIEVHRTLGAPGLLETVYEEVLAFELKSRGLTVVRQKAVPLVYKGKRLASDLRLDLFVGDRVIVESSSSARRRPPTTRAAPRGRKRRAAALFSCRTRDLGWFAEADGRRALLAPAPRRPRRRRTGWPVDGAPQRRQGV; encoded by the coding sequence ATGACCGAGAATGAAATAGCCAAGGTCGTCGTCGACGCAGCGATCGAGGTGCATCGTACCCTTGGAGCTCCAGGGCTGCTCGAGACAGTCTACGAAGAGGTGCTTGCCTTCGAGCTCAAGTCGCGAGGGCTCACGGTGGTGCGCCAGAAGGCCGTACCGCTCGTGTACAAGGGAAAGCGTCTTGCGTCGGACCTTCGCCTCGACTTGTTCGTAGGCGATCGAGTCATCGTCGAATCATCGTCGAGTGCAAGGCGGCGGCCGCCCACAACCCGCGCGGCGCCTCGCGGGCGGAAGCGCCGCGCGGCGGCGTTGTTCAGCTGCCGCACGCGGGATCTTGGCTGGTTTGCGGAAGCGGACGGCCGGCGCGCGCTGCTAGCGCCTGCGCCGCGCCGGCCGCGTCGTCGGCGGACGGGCTGGCCCGTGGACGGGGCGCCCCAACGACGTCAGGGGGTGTAG
- a CDS encoding DUF3037 domain-containing protein, which translates to MPPVPGGSPPGARDVDAADPFDYAVLRVVPRVERGERVNVGVVLFSRARGFLDARFEPDERRLLALWPDLDLEAVRGHLDFIRRVCAGDRACGYVAELPQAERFGWVVSPASTVVQPSRVHAGLGADPAAALDRLLAALVRSGQG; encoded by the coding sequence ATGCCGCCCGTGCCCGGCGGTAGCCCTCCGGGCGCGCGCGACGTCGACGCCGCCGACCCGTTCGATTACGCCGTGCTGCGCGTGGTCCCGCGCGTGGAGCGCGGCGAGCGCGTCAACGTCGGGGTGGTCCTCTTCAGCCGCGCCCGGGGCTTCCTCGACGCGCGCTTCGAGCCCGACGAGCGGCGCCTGCTCGCCCTCTGGCCCGATCTCGACCTGGAGGCGGTCCGCGGCCACCTCGACTTCATCCGCCGCGTCTGCGCCGGCGATCGGGCGTGCGGGTACGTCGCCGAGCTCCCCCAGGCCGAGCGCTTCGGCTGGGTGGTGTCCCCGGCGAGCACGGTCGTCCAGCCCTCGCGTGTCCACGCGGGCCTCGGCGCCGACCCGGCCGCGGCGCTCGATCGGCTGCTCGCGGCCCTTGTGCGGTCCGGACAGGGCTGA
- a CDS encoding HipA family kinase, which produces MIRTVHTTRYVTPLREGGSLPALVEADDDGLYVLKLRGAGQGPKALIAELVAGEIGRALGLPVPEIVFMELDPAFGRAEPDPELSDLLSASAGLNLALDYLPGSLAFQPLAGPAIDPGLAAAVVWFDAFTSNVDRTPKNPNLLLWHRRLWLIDHGAALYVHHAWTDATDPRADAHDRFPLVKSHVLLPFAGDLAAADAALSARLTPERIAGIVAAIPDAWLADQDPPARSSGERRSAFSPDAAEAPQPDAAPLAARRAAYATYLTHRLASPRGFVEEALDAARARR; this is translated from the coding sequence ATGATCCGAACCGTCCACACGACCCGCTACGTCACCCCGCTCCGCGAGGGCGGGTCGCTGCCGGCCCTCGTCGAGGCCGATGACGACGGGCTCTATGTCCTGAAGCTCCGCGGCGCCGGCCAGGGGCCGAAGGCGCTCATCGCGGAGCTCGTCGCCGGGGAGATCGGGCGCGCGCTGGGGCTGCCGGTGCCGGAGATCGTCTTCATGGAGCTCGACCCCGCCTTCGGGCGGGCCGAGCCGGATCCGGAGCTGTCCGACCTGCTCTCGGCGAGCGCCGGCCTGAACCTCGCCCTCGATTACCTGCCCGGGTCGCTCGCCTTCCAGCCGCTCGCCGGCCCGGCGATCGACCCGGGGCTTGCGGCCGCCGTCGTCTGGTTCGACGCCTTCACGAGCAACGTGGACCGGACGCCCAAGAATCCCAACCTGCTCCTGTGGCACCGCCGCCTCTGGCTGATCGACCACGGCGCGGCGCTCTATGTTCATCACGCCTGGACCGACGCGACCGACCCGCGCGCCGACGCCCACGACCGCTTCCCGCTCGTCAAGAGCCATGTCCTGCTCCCGTTCGCGGGCGATCTCGCCGCGGCCGACGCCGCGCTGAGCGCCCGGCTCACCCCCGAGCGCATCGCGGGGATCGTCGCGGCGATCCCGGACGCGTGGCTTGCCGATCAGGACCCCCCCGCCCGGTCGTCTGGCGAGCGGCGGTCCGCGTTCTCGCCCGACGCGGCCGAGGCGCCGCAGCCCGACGCCGCGCCGCTCGCGGCGCGCCGCGCGGCGTACGCCACTTACCTGACCCACCGCCTCGCGTCGCCGCGGGGCTTCGTCGAGGAGGCGCTCGATGCCGCCCGTGCCCGGCGGTAG
- a CDS encoding dihydrofolate reductase family protein, with the protein MRKIVYDVAVTVDGFISHEDGSVDGFVMQGEHASDYVERLKGYDTVVMGRRTYEWGYPFGLVPGKRAYPHMAHYIFSKTLRFGEGAEVEVVGRDEIAALKRLKEGDGADIYLCGGGAFAGFLLEHDLIDRLVLKVNPIVFGHGIPLFGDSSTKVELALLGATSYASGVSLLRYDVKRGSAA; encoded by the coding sequence ATGAGAAAGATCGTCTATGACGTCGCGGTGACGGTCGACGGCTTCATCTCGCACGAGGACGGCTCGGTGGATGGCTTCGTGATGCAAGGAGAGCACGCCAGCGATTACGTCGAGCGCCTGAAGGGCTACGACACCGTCGTGATGGGGCGAAGGACGTACGAGTGGGGCTATCCCTTCGGGCTCGTCCCGGGGAAGCGAGCCTACCCGCACATGGCGCACTACATCTTCTCGAAGACCCTCCGCTTCGGCGAGGGCGCCGAGGTGGAGGTCGTGGGCCGTGACGAGATCGCGGCCCTGAAGCGGCTGAAGGAGGGCGACGGGGCCGATATCTATCTCTGCGGGGGCGGCGCCTTCGCCGGCTTCCTCCTCGAGCACGACCTCATCGATCGGCTCGTCCTCAAGGTGAATCCCATCGTCTTCGGGCACGGGATCCCGCTCTTCGGCGACAGCTCCACGAAGGTCGAGCTGGCGCTCCTCGGCGCGACGTCGTACGCGAGCGGCGTGTCGCTCCTCCGGTACGACGTGAAGCGCGGGAGCGCCGCGTAA
- a CDS encoding Kelch repeat-containing protein gives MTRVRFVLRGLPFASSIWLTALLVGAIFLSGLGCALDAGPPGGDELRFRFPGQAAQVLLGNEEFVAVDKGFALASTGGSTREIEALFERRGGLHAALPASGEGKVRFHLPGGFEIGVREIGAEGEGAVVERAVAYRRQGGTSFWSAVDAGYEEWLLLDAGVANGGAPVAAWEVDGATLRQQGDAVEVVDDAGAPRLRVTAPAAYASGGRPVEARLEVRGATIALWVDAGGEEVLVDPVWAPTGSMSAARAEYTATPLGNGQVLVVGGYPTTSAAGSAELYDTVSNTWWSAGTLATARYNHTATLLGNGKVLVVGGKGSGSVVHTSAELYDPASNTWTATGALAAGRVAHTATLLGNGKVLVAGGHNGSSAALATAELYEPSTGVWSPASTMGASRSWHTATLLGNGKVLVAGGHNGSGAALATAELYEPSTGAWSPTASMTGPRQNATATRLVSGKVLVAGGYDISADYLQSVEIYDPSSSPPVWTTATPMSSKRGNHTATLLPNGKVLLTGGWSAPMVVSASAEVYDPGTNFWAAAGSMSTVRTSHTATLLGNGKVLLAGGLNFGIPSSTYYSSAELYDPAATTWGAVTSMSHARIAPTATLLNDGRVLVTGGDSLGTRTELYNPSTDTWAAGPLMGVGRQYHTATLLGNGKVLVVGIRTVASPANAQLFDPATDTWSSVGSSTSPDLNRMGHTATLLQNGKVVVYGGVNPSAAPDEYLYSSALFNPANNTWSPADDMPIAYAYSATTLLPNGKVLLAGGRSEYVERHSVTGLYEPWNDFWSGVVDHMAWGRAYHTLTLLNTGEVLAVGGGPANATVEVYNPTSDLWSSGTAQFSRRSHTATLLNNGKVLLAGGIDSTGNVTRNVYIYDPATGAMALTGQMNDARYAHAAVRLGNGKVLVVGGSDGSALSTAEIYTP, from the coding sequence ATGACGCGTGTCCGTTTCGTGCTTCGGGGTTTACCTTTCGCATCATCCATATGGCTCACCGCGCTCCTCGTCGGAGCAATCTTCCTGAGCGGCCTCGGATGCGCGCTCGACGCCGGGCCGCCGGGGGGTGACGAGCTGCGTTTTCGCTTCCCTGGCCAGGCGGCACAGGTGCTCCTCGGCAACGAGGAGTTCGTCGCGGTCGACAAAGGCTTCGCGCTCGCCTCGACGGGCGGTTCGACCCGCGAGATCGAGGCTCTGTTCGAGCGCCGCGGCGGGCTGCACGCCGCGCTGCCTGCGAGCGGAGAAGGGAAGGTCCGCTTCCATCTGCCCGGCGGCTTCGAGATCGGCGTGCGCGAGATCGGCGCCGAGGGCGAGGGCGCGGTCGTCGAGCGCGCCGTGGCGTATCGGCGTCAGGGCGGGACGTCGTTCTGGTCTGCGGTCGACGCTGGTTACGAGGAGTGGCTGCTCCTCGATGCCGGCGTGGCGAACGGCGGTGCGCCGGTGGCGGCGTGGGAGGTCGACGGCGCGACGCTGCGACAGCAGGGCGACGCGGTCGAGGTCGTCGACGACGCGGGCGCGCCGCGACTGCGGGTGACGGCGCCGGCGGCGTACGCGAGCGGCGGTCGGCCGGTCGAGGCGCGGCTCGAGGTGCGCGGGGCGACGATCGCGCTGTGGGTCGACGCGGGCGGCGAGGAGGTGCTGGTCGACCCGGTTTGGGCGCCGACAGGATCCATGAGCGCAGCACGCGCCGAGTACACGGCGACGCCGCTTGGGAATGGCCAGGTGCTCGTCGTGGGCGGGTACCCTACGACTTCTGCGGCGGGGAGCGCCGAGCTGTACGATACGGTATCCAATACCTGGTGGTCGGCCGGAACGTTGGCCACGGCCCGCTACAATCATACGGCGACGCTGCTCGGCAACGGCAAGGTGCTGGTCGTGGGCGGGAAAGGCAGCGGCTCGGTGGTCCATACGAGCGCCGAGCTGTACGATCCGGCATCCAATACCTGGACGGCGACGGGCGCGCTGGCCGCGGGCCGCGTCGCCCACACCGCGACGCTGCTCGGGAACGGCAAGGTGCTGGTCGCCGGGGGGCATAACGGCTCCAGTGCGGCGTTGGCGACCGCCGAGCTGTACGAGCCGTCGACCGGCGTCTGGTCGCCCGCTTCAACGATGGGGGCGAGCCGCTCCTGGCACACCGCGACGCTGCTCGGGAACGGCAAGGTGCTGGTCGCCGGGGGGCATAACGGCTCCGGTGCGGCGTTGGCGACCGCCGAGCTGTACGAGCCGTCGACCGGCGCATGGTCGCCGACGGCCTCGATGACCGGGCCCCGCCAAAACGCCACCGCGACGCGGCTCGTGAGCGGCAAGGTGCTCGTCGCGGGTGGCTACGACATTTCTGCCGACTACCTGCAGAGCGTCGAGATCTACGACCCGTCCTCGTCGCCACCCGTCTGGACGACGGCGACGCCGATGAGCAGCAAGCGCGGCAACCATACCGCGACGCTGCTCCCGAACGGCAAGGTGCTCCTGACGGGCGGGTGGAGCGCCCCCATGGTCGTCAGTGCAAGCGCCGAGGTCTACGATCCGGGAACCAACTTCTGGGCAGCGGCCGGGTCGATGAGCACCGTCCGCACCAGTCATACTGCGACGCTGCTGGGCAACGGCAAGGTGCTACTCGCGGGTGGGCTCAACTTTGGCATTCCATCCAGCACGTACTACTCGAGCGCCGAACTGTACGATCCGGCGGCCACGACGTGGGGGGCGGTCACGTCGATGTCTCACGCCCGCATTGCGCCGACCGCGACGCTGCTCAACGATGGCAGGGTGCTCGTGACGGGCGGTGACTCGTTGGGAACGAGGACCGAGCTGTACAATCCGTCGACCGACACCTGGGCGGCGGGGCCATTGATGGGTGTGGGACGCCAGTATCATACGGCGACGCTGCTCGGCAACGGCAAGGTGCTGGTGGTGGGCATTCGGACCGTCGCGTCCCCCGCGAACGCCCAGCTGTTCGATCCCGCGACCGACACATGGTCGTCCGTAGGCTCGTCGACAAGCCCAGACCTCAACCGCATGGGGCACACCGCGACGCTGCTCCAGAACGGCAAGGTGGTGGTGTACGGAGGGGTTAATCCCTCCGCCGCCCCCGACGAGTACCTGTATTCCTCGGCGCTGTTCAATCCGGCGAACAACACCTGGTCGCCCGCCGACGACATGCCGATTGCCTATGCCTATTCTGCCACGACGCTGCTCCCGAACGGCAAGGTGCTCCTCGCGGGAGGTAGAAGCGAGTACGTAGAGCGGCACTCCGTTACCGGGCTCTACGAGCCGTGGAACGATTTCTGGTCGGGCGTAGTAGATCACATGGCGTGGGGCCGCGCCTATCATACGTTGACGTTGCTGAACACCGGCGAGGTGCTGGCGGTGGGAGGAGGCCCCGCGAACGCGACCGTCGAGGTCTATAACCCGACGTCCGATCTCTGGTCCTCCGGTACTGCGCAGTTCTCCCGTCGCTCGCATACCGCGACGCTGCTCAACAACGGCAAGGTGCTGCTCGCCGGGGGCATCGACAGCACAGGGAACGTGACCCGGAACGTCTACATCTACGATCCCGCGACAGGTGCCATGGCCCTGACCGGGCAGATGAACGATGCGCGGTACGCTCATGCAGCGGTCCGGCTCGGGAACGGAAAGGTGCTGGTCGTAGGCGGCAGCGACGGCTCCGCCCTGTCGACCGCCGAGATCTACACCCCCTGA
- a CDS encoding DUF808 domain-containing protein, with protein MAGSSLLALIDDIATVLDDVAVLTKVAAKKTAGVLGDDLALNAQQVTGVNADRELPVVLAVAKGSLLNKAILVPAALAISAFAPWAVTPLLMVGGAFLCYEGFEKVAHKVLHSKHEDEAHRAELVQALSDPKIDLVEFERDKIKGAVRTDFILSAEIIAITLGTVAASPFSTQVAVLSGIAVLMTVGVYGLVAGIVKLDDAGLYLSRQDGGLQQSLGSGILKAAPWLMKGLSVAGTAAMFLVGGGILTHGVPWLHHHIEDMTQGAGAVLGAVVPSLANMVVGVAAGAVVLGVVTAVKQAMTREKDGD; from the coding sequence ATGGCCGGAAGCAGCCTGCTCGCCCTGATCGACGACATCGCCACCGTGCTGGACGACGTTGCCGTGCTGACGAAGGTGGCCGCCAAGAAGACCGCCGGCGTGCTGGGCGACGATCTGGCGCTGAACGCGCAGCAGGTGACGGGCGTCAACGCCGATCGCGAGCTGCCGGTCGTGCTGGCCGTGGCGAAGGGCTCGCTGCTCAACAAGGCCATCCTGGTGCCGGCGGCGCTGGCGATCAGCGCCTTCGCGCCCTGGGCCGTCACGCCCCTGCTGATGGTCGGCGGCGCCTTCCTCTGTTACGAGGGCTTCGAGAAGGTCGCCCACAAGGTGCTGCACAGCAAGCACGAGGACGAGGCGCACCGCGCCGAGCTCGTGCAGGCGCTCTCCGATCCGAAGATCGACCTCGTGGAGTTCGAGAGGGACAAGATCAAGGGCGCGGTGCGCACCGACTTCATCCTGTCGGCCGAGATCATCGCGATCACGCTCGGCACCGTGGCGGCGTCGCCGTTCAGCACGCAGGTCGCCGTGCTGAGCGGCATCGCCGTGCTGATGACGGTGGGCGTCTACGGCCTGGTCGCCGGCATCGTGAAGCTCGACGACGCCGGCCTCTACCTGAGCCGCCAGGACGGCGGTCTGCAGCAGTCGCTGGGCAGCGGCATCCTGAAGGCGGCGCCGTGGCTGATGAAGGGCCTGTCGGTCGCCGGCACCGCGGCGATGTTCCTGGTCGGCGGAGGCATCCTGACGCACGGCGTGCCGTGGCTGCACCACCACATCGAGGACATGACCCAGGGCGCCGGCGCCGTGCTCGGCGCGGTGGTGCCGTCGCTCGCCAACATGGTCGTCGGCGTCGCGGCCGGCGCGGTCGTGCTGGGCGTCGTGACCGCGGTGAAGCAGGCGATGACGCGCGAGAAGGACGGCGACTGA